CGACTGGTTTTCGAATAAACGCCCGGCGGCCATGATGATCGGCATCCGGGCAGATGAGTCTTACAACCGCTTTGTGGCGATCGCCAGTTTACGTAAGCAGCGTTTTGCCGATGACAAACCCTGGACGACCGCCGCGCCTGGCGGACATACCTGGTATATCTATCCGCTGTATGACTGGAAAACGGCCGATATCTGGACCTGGTTCAGCCGCACGGAGCAGCCCTGTAATCCGCTCTACAATCTGATGTATCAGGCTGGTGTCCCGGCCCGTTACATGCGTATTTGTGAACCATTTGGTCCTGAACAACGTCAGGGGTTATGGCTCTATCACGTGATTGAACCCGAAAGATGGGCGGCGATGTGCGCACGTGTCAGTGGCGTCAGAAGCGGTGGGATCTACGCCGGGCAGGATAATCACTTCTATGGCCATCGAAAAATTCTCAAGCCCGAGCACCTGAGCTGGCAGGACTACGCCATGCTGTTACTGCTCAGCATGCCGATCAGCACGGCTGAGCATTACCGCAATAAAATCGCCGTCTATTTACAGTGGTACAAGAAAAACGGCCTCGGCGAGATCCCGCAAACACAGACTGGTGATATTGGCTCGAAAGATATCCCCTCCTGGCGACGTATCTGCAAAGTGTTATTGAACAATGATTACTGGTGTCGGGCGCTCTCTTTCAGTCCAACTAAACCGAAAAGTTACCAGCGTTACAGCGAACGCATGAAAGCGAAACGCAAGGAATGGGGAATATTATGCAACAACGATTGACACAGGATCTCATCAGCTTTCTCTCCGCTCTGTCTGAGGAAGAAAAAATTAAGGCTATCAATGAGTTCAGAATGGCGATTCACAGCGTCAGTCCGTTTCGTAACGAACCGGTTGACTGTGTGCTGTGGATAAAAAACAAACACATTTCACCTAACGATTACAATCCCAATAACGTCGCTCCGCCGGAGAAAAAGCTGCTGCTGAAATCTATCGAAGCGGATGGCTTTACCCAGCCCATTGTTGTTACCCAGTCCAGCCCGGAGGAATACGAGATCGTCGATGGCTTTCATCGCCATGAACTGGGGAAAGGCAAAGCTTCGCTCAGATCCCGTCTCAAAGGCTATTTGCCCATTACCTGTCTGGAGGGAGACCGCCACGACCGCATGGCGGCGACCATTCGCCACAACCGCGCCAGGGGGCGGCATCAGATCCACGCGATGTCTGAAATTGTGCGTGAACTGGCATTGCTGGGATGGGAAGATGCAAAAATCGGTAACGAACTGGGGATGGACGAGGACGAAGTCTTGCGCCTGAAACAGATCAATGGTCTTCAGGAGCTGTTTGCCAGTCGTCGGTTTTCAAAAGCCTGGACGGTGAAATAGCCTGATTGTGCCGGATGACGCACTTATATCCGGCCCGAACTTTCTCATACTCAACAGCAGCGCGCCCCGCCTTTTCCGCCATAGCGTGCATCCTGGCGCTCGCGGAAAAACTCCTCGTAGGTCATTGGCGTCTGATCCGGATGGGTCATGCGCATATGCTCAACATAGTTGTCGTAGTCCGGCACGCCAATCATCAGTTTCGCGGCCTGGCCCAGATATTTCCCGGCTTTTGAAAGCGTATCAAACATCATTACCACCTGTCAGAAAACCCCTCTCCCGGCTGGAAGAGGGGAATAATTACACGTTAATGGGCACCTTTGGCCTGCGCAACGATCTCTTCCACATTTTCCGGCATCGGCTCATACGGCGTCTCTTTCGCCGTCGGCTTATCCTCTTTAAGTGCGGCAAGCGCCGTCTTAATGGAGAACAGCGCCAGAACCACGACCACTACCATGAAGAAGATAGTCAGGCCCGCATCCAGACGGTTGTTAAACACCAGTTGCGCCAGTTGCGATTCGGTGTACTGCGGCGGGATATTGCCGCTGTCGATCATCGACTGGAACTTATTGGCGATAGCCAGGAAGCCCACTTTTGTATCCGGGCTGAAGGATTTCTGCCAGCCCGCCGTCAGAGTACAAATCAGCAGCCATGCGGTCGGCACCAGTGCCACCCACGCATAACGCTGACGTTTCATCTTGAACAGCACAACCGCGCAGAGCATCAGCGCCATACCTGCCAGCATCTGGTTGGCGATACCAAACAGCGGCCACAGGGTGTTAATGCCGCCTAACGGGTCCACCACGCCCTGATGCAGGAAGTAACCCCACGCCAGCACGCACAATGCAGTCGCCAGCAGGTTGGCAGGCAATGAGTCTGTACGTTTAAGGCCAGGAGAAACCACGCCCAGCAGGTCCTGCAGCATAAAGCGCGCCGCACGCGTACCGGCATCGACCGCCGTCAGAATAAACAGCGCTTCGAACAGAATGGCGAAGTGATACCAGAAGGCCACATCCATCATGCCGCCCAGCGCGCCATGCAGGATATAAGCCATTCCCACCGCCAGCGTCGGCGCACCGCCCGCACGGGAGATAATCGACTGCTCACCTACTTCGTTGGCAATCTGATGCAGCGTATCCGGCGTAATGGCAAAGCCCCAACTGCTGACCACCTGAGCGGCAGATGCCACCACGTCAGTGGTGCCCGCTGGAGCCAGCACAGCCATTGGGCTGTTCATAGCAAAATAGACGCCCGGATCGATGATACAGGCAGAAACCAGTGCCATGATGGCGACGAACGATTCCATCAACATCCCGCCGTAGCCGATAAAGCAGGCCTGGCCTTCGTTCGCCAGCATCTTCGGCGTCGTGCCGGAGGAGATCAGCGCGTGGAAACCCGAAACGGCGCCACAGGCGATGGTGATAAACAGGAACGGGAACAGGTTACCCGTCCACACCGGCCCGGTCCCATCGACAAATTTAGTCAATGCAGGCATCGTCAACGTCGGGCGCATGATCAAAATGCCAACCGCCAGACCCACAATCGTACCGATTTTCAGGAAAGTAGAGAGGTAGTCGCGCGGAGCCAGCAGCAGCCATACCGGCAGCACCGCCGCCACGAACCCGTAGCCCACCAGCATCCAGGTTAACTGAACGCCAGTGAAGTCAAAGTACGGTGCCCAGGTTGGACTTTCCGCGACCCAGCCGCCGGAGATGATGGCAAAAACGAGGAACACCAGGCCGATAACCGACACTTCGCCGATACGCCCCGGACGGAGGTAGCGCAGATAGATCCCCATGAAGATCGCCAGCGGGATGGTGAACGCGACGGTGTAAGTCCCCCACGGACTGTGCGTCAGGGCTTTCACCACGATCATCGCCAGCACGGCGAGGATAATCACCATGATCATGAAACAGGCCACCAGCGCAATCACCCCTGCGGTTGGGCCCATCTCTTCTTTCACCAGTTCACCCAGCGAGCGACCGTCCCGGCGAGTCGACACGAAGAGCACCATGAAATCCTGTACCGCTCCGGCTAAGACCACGCCGGCCAGCAGCCAGATCATGCCCGGCAGATAACCCATTTGCGCCGCCAGTACCGGTCCGACTAACGGCCCCGCGCCGGCAATCGCCGCAAAATGGTGACCGAACAGCACTTTTTTGTCGGTGGGCACATAGTCAAGCCCATCGTTATGGCGCACTGCAGGCGTCATTCGCGTCGGATCCACTGCCAGCACATTTTTGGCGATGTACAGACCGTAGAAACGATAGGCGATGAGATAGACACAGACCGACGCCACGACTATCCACAGCGCGTTAATCTGTTCCCCACGGTTTAGCGCAATATAGCCCAGAGCAAATGCGCCCATAACCGAGAGCACTGTCCAGATGAGGTATTTCCCTGATTTATTCATGGTTGTTATCCGTTTGCGTGTTCCAGAGAAGAGAGATGTTACATTTTGTTTCTATAACATCTTTTCTGGTTTTAACAACCTGACAACCCGATAAACCTGAAGTATCACCAACTATTTACATTGCATTGTTAACTGGATCACTTCATTCACCAGTTAACGTTGCAATCTCATGATATTACGTGCGCTCAGCCCAGCACCGCCGTTCCCAGTCGACAGGTGCAGCATCGCCGCCCTTGTTCATCGAACACCGCGATTTCCCAGCTCTGGCTTTGTCGTCCCAGATGCAGCGGCTGGCAGACTCCGCGCACCTTGCCCTGCGAAACCGCACGGTGATGGGTCGCATTCAGTTCTGTTCCGACGACGCATTGTCCGTCGCGGGTCATCAGATAACCCGCCATTGACCCTAACGTTTCAGCCAGCGCCGCCGATGCCCCGCCATGCAGTAAGCCAAACGGTTGATGCGTACGGGTATCCACCGGCATTTCGGCCTCCAGCACGTCATCACCGAGTCGGGTGTAGACAATGCCCAGATGTGCCACCATCGTGTTCTGGCTGGTGGCGTTCAGTTCGTCGAGCGTTAAATGACGTTTCCAGATCATCGTTATGCTCCCAGCGTGGAGCCGCCGTCCACCACGATATCCTGCAATGTAATGTGGCTGGCCAGATCGGAGGCGAGGAACAGAATCGTGTTGGCAATCTCCTGGGGACGGGCGATTTTACCCAACGGAATGCCGAGCTTGAACTGCTCCGCAAAGCCGCGAATACGCTGCTGTTCCGCGTCATCACTGACCCACAGCGTACGCTGCATGTCAGTATCCGTGGAGCCGGGTGACACCAGATTACAACGCACCCCGCTGTCCGCCAGCTCCAGTCCGACGGTCAGCGCCAGACTTTTCAATGCAGCCTTCGACGCGCCATAGGCGCTCATGCCGATGCGTGGCGTATGCGCGGCATCAGAAGCCACGGTCACTATCGCCCCGCCCTGCTGGCGGCGAAACTGCGCCATCGTCTGCTGGAACAAGTTAAAGGCGCCGCCGACGTTAACGGCAAACGTCTGCTGCCAGTCGCGCGGACTTAGCGCATCAGTTGCGCCCATGCGCAAAATCCCGGCGGCATTCACCAGCACATCCAGCCGTTCGGAGTGCGCGAGCACGCGCTGACAGACCTCAGCCACCTGTCCGGCATCCGCCACATCCATCACTTCAGTGGTAAACGGATAATCCTGTAAAGCGAACTCGCGATCGAACCCCGTGACCTGCGCCCCGGCCTCGACAAACGCCAGCGCCGTGGCATAACCAATGCCTTTACCCGCACCAGTGACCCACGCCGTTTTGCCACGAAAATCAAATCCGATCATTAGCGTACCTCACGGGAGAGCAGTGCCCACCAGGCATCAATGGTCGGGTTTTTCGCCAGCATCACAAAGTCGATATCGCTGTGCACTTTACGCCAGCGCGCCGCCAGGGCCATCATCCGTACAGAGTCGAGACCGTAGTCGATCAGGTTCTCGTCATCCATCGGTTCATCAGACTCATCGAGCAGCGGTAAAATCAACGCCCGCAGTTCATCTTTGCTTGACGGCACCGGTGCAGGCAGTAGCTCCTGAGTCATCACGACGCGACCTGAACGTCCCGCGACATACTTCAGCGACATGAGGTGCTCCTCACGGCTAAAATCAGCCAGCGCATCCGCCACCATAAACGGCTTGATATCGCGCATAAAGGCGTCCGTCGCCGTGGTCATGCAGCCGATGTGTGCATACACTCCGGTGATAATCAACTGGTTACGGCCGGTTTCTTTCAGCATCAGTTCCAGCGGGGAACGGTGAAATGCGCTGTAGCGCCATTTCACCAGCACATTATCGGCTTCATCCGGTGCCAGCGCGGCGACCACTTTTTGCTGCTCCGGCGAGCGCGTCAGTCCCGGCCCCCACATGTCGTTCAGCAGGGCGCGATCTTCATCACTCTGATCCTTCGGCTGCGCGGTGTAATAAACCGGAATATTGTGCGCTTTACAGTAGCTGCGCAGCGCGGCGATATTGGCGATCACCTGCTCCATCATCGGACAGTTTTCCCCCCAGAAGCTGACGAAATAGTCCTGCATATCGTGGATCAGCAGCGCCGCACGCTCCGGGTCAAACGCCCAGTTGACCTTATTGACCGGAATATCAAGCGCGGTTGGCAGCGCGTAAGCCTGCAGTTTAGGAATTGCCATTGCGTGTTCTCCTTCAGGCCGAACGTGTTGCCAGCCACTGACGTAATTGTTTTTTATCGACTTTACCGACCGGGGTCAGAGGCAGCGCCTCAACGGTTTCCACCCGGTCTGGTAACTTGAATTCAGCGATGCCCTGCTCACGCAGGAAACGGCGCACCTGCACCGCGCGTAATGGTTCTTTTACCACCAGGTACGCGCAGCTTTTCTCACCCATCAGTTCATCTTCCATACTGACCAGCGCCGCGTGAATCACCGCCTGATGACGCAGCAACAGGTTTTCAATCTCTTCTGCTGCGATCTTCTCGCCGCCACGGTTGATCTGGTCTTTCTCCCGTCCCTGAACGGTGATGTAACCATCCTCATCGATAGCGATCAGATCGCCTGAGCAGTAGAAACCGTTGGCGTCAAAGGCGCTGGCGTTATGCTGTGGACTCTTGTAGTAACCGCGGAAGGTGTACGGGCCACGCGTCATTAACCGACCCGTTTCTCCCTGCGGCAACGGGTTGCCATCGGCATCGGCTACCCACACTTCATCATCCGGACACATCGGACGCCCCTGGGTATTGATGATCCGCTCCGGGCTGTCGTCGAGACGGGTGTAGTTCACTAAACCTTCGGCCATGCCGAAAACCTGCTGTAACTGACAGCCAATTTCGGCCGGGATCCGCGCCGCCAACGATGCGGACAGGCGTGCGCCGCCAACCTGCAAGAGCTTCAGCGAAGCCAGTTGCGCGTTGCTGCCCCATTCGTTAATCGCCTGTAACCACAGGCTGACCGCAGGCGGCACCAGCGCCGTCGCATTAATCTGATGTTTTTCAATCAGTGGAAAGCACAGCGTGGCGCTGGGATCTGCAGCCAGTACCACAGTGCCACCCGCGAGAAACACGCCCAGCGAACCAGGCGAACTCATGGCGTAGTTATGTGCAGCAGGGATCGCACATAAAAAACGCGTATCGGCGGTGAAGTGACAGATTTCATTACTGCGGCGTACGCTGTAGTAATAGTCGTTGTGGGTTCTCGGGATCAGTTTCGGCGTCCCGGTCGTACCGCCAGAGAGCTGGAAGTAGGCCACTTCATCCGCGGGCGACGGCGTGGCGACAAACGCGTCTGCCGGCTGACTTATCGCCGCTTCCAGGCAGTGCTCACCGCTGTCATTGAGCAGATGCACCACCCGAATAGTCTTATGTTGAGTAATGAAGGCGTTCAGAAAATCATTGTCGGCAAACAGCGCGTGCTGACGATCGGCAATCAGCAGCGCAGGTTCGATTTGCGTCGCATACGCGGTAAGTTCAGTGCGCTGATGGCTGAACAGGGCAAGTACCGGCGCGACACCAAGCTTCAATAGCGCAAAGAACGTGATGTATAACTCCACCACGTTGCCCAGTTGCACCAGCGCGGTTTCGCCGGGTTTGAGCCCCTGACGGCGTAGCGTACAGGCGAGATTGTCAGCCGCCTGGTTAAGTTCCCGGTAGCTTAACTGGCGCTCGCCCTCGATGACCGCCGTATGGTCGTTTTCGGCATGGCGGACCAAAATGTCCGTCAGTGGCAGATCCTGCCAGTAGCCTTTTTCACGGTAACGACGGGCAAATTCGTCAGGCCACCGGGTGAAAGGAATACTCATCATCGCTCCTTAATACAATCCAAAAACGTTCAACATGGTGGAAAGTTTGACGCCGGTTTCACGCCACTCTCCCACCGGCGAAGAGGCCGGGACGATCCCTGCGCCCGCAAACAGGCGGACCTGGTTTTTACGTAACGTCGCGCAGCGGATGGTCACCACCCATTCACCGTTGCCTTCGGCGTCGCACCAACCGACGATGCCGCCAAACAGTTCGCGGTCGAACGGCTCCAGATCAGCAATCAACTGTTTCGCCGCCTGATGCGGGAAGCCGCTCAGCGCAGGCGTCGGGTGCAGCAGACAGGCCAGCGTCAGGGCGTTCTCTCCTGCCCTGGCTGTTCCTTCAAACGGTGTACCGAGGTGCCAGAGCGTTGGCGTGGTGATGAGCTGCGGCGAAGACGGCAGTTGCAGATCCTGGCAGCGTTCGCACAGCACGGTTTTCATCGCCTGCGTAACCAGCTCGTGTTCGTGCCGATCTTTCTCAGAGGCCAGCAGACGGTTTCCGGCTTCCCGGTCCAGCACGTCATCAGGCTGACGACGCGCGGAGCCCGCCAGCGGCAGTGAGCTAAAGCGCTCGCCCTCTTTGCGCAACAGCAGTTCCGGGCTCGCGCCGAGCAGAACGCCACCATCGTGCAGCGGGACATGAAAGTTGTAACTAACTGGGTTTTGCGCCACCAGACGCTCAAGCAGCGCACCGCTGTTGATCTCGACATCGGTGGTGATATCAATGAGTCGCGACAGCACCACTTTGTCAACTTCCGGCGTCGCCGTCAGCGCGGCGGCGCGCGCGACCATCTCTTCAAACGTTTCCTGCTCTGGGATCGCTTTGCGAGCCGTAACGTTCAGCGCCTGATGGTCGGTAAAGTAACACGATGATCGTTGTTTTTCCTGGCGAGAAAAGGTTTGCCAGCTTTGGGGAATAAACAGTGACGATGGTTGTCGGGTGTCGAACGGAATAGCCCCCACCATGACCGGATTGGCGATACCCTGCGCTTTGGCATCGGCGAACATTTTTTGTAATTTTTGTTGGAAGGGACTGTCTGGCGAATCGCCGTTCACGGCAGGTTCATCGAAGCGGGCGAAACATCCTGACGTCGTAAAGCTCCGATACGGCGACATAAAGAAAAAGCGATGGGGTGCAAGTGTTGCCATGGTCTGCTGAACTTCCTCGGCCAAAGACGTATCCATATCATCCTCCAAAAATGATAAAGGTTTTAATAATGATTATCATTTATATTTTCGGGCGCTAACCTAAAAGCAAACAAGCGACATGTCAACTCTTGAGGTAGCACAAAGTGCGACTAACGCTTGCATCCCTTACGCTTAATAATGAAAATGAGAAGCATTAATAACTCAGCACAGGAACTGATTTGTGAGACTGCCTTCCCTGCCCGGCCTGCTCGTTACGCTCTTCGTTTTCGGATTCTCCTCAGCCCATGCCGCGGACTGGCCGCGTCAGGTGACTGACGTTCGCGGCAGCCACACGCTGGAGCACAAACCTGAACGCATCGTCTCTACCAGCGTCACGCTCACCGGCTCATTACTGGCGATTGATGCGCCGGTGATCGCCAGCGGGGCGACGACGCCGAACAACCGCGTCGCTGACGATCAGGGATTTTTGCGTCAGTGGGGTGATGTGGCAAAAGCACGCAAGCTGACGCGTCTGTATATCGGCGAGCCGAACGCTGAAGCTGTGGCTGCGCAAATGCCCGATCTCATTCTGATTAGCGCGACCGGCGGTGACTCCGCGCTGGCCCTGTACGATCAACTCTCCCCTATCGCCCCCACGCTTATCATTAATTACGACGATAAAAGCTGGCAGTCGCTGCTGACACAACTGGGCGATATCACTGGCCAGGAGAAACAGGCCGCCGCACGCATTGCTGAATTTGATAAGCAACTGACCGCCGTTAAGCAGCAGTTGACGTTGCCGCCACAACCGGTAAGCGCGCTGGTTTACACCGCCGCCGCCCACAAAGCCAACCTGTGGACGCCAGAGTCCGCGCAGGGCAAAATGTTGGAGCAGCTTGGCTTTACTCTGGCAACGTTGCCTGGCGGGCTGCAGGCCAGCCAAAGCCAGGGGAAACGTCACGATATCATTCAGCTTGGTGGTGAAAATCTGGCGGCCGGGCTGAACGGTGAAGCGCTGTTCCTGTTTGCTGGTGACGAAAAAGACGAGCAGGCAATTTACGCTAACCCACTGCTGGCACATCTCCCGGCGGTCCAGAACAAGCGGGTTTACGCCCTGGGCACCGAATCTTTCCGCCTGGATTATTACAGTGCGATGCGAGTGCTCGACCGCCTCTCCACGCTGTTTTAAACGCCATTGCCGGATAGCGGTTAATGCCCTGTCTGGCCTGCTTCACATTATGCCGGTTCCGGCGGTGTCTGCCGGAATCGACGTAACTCACTGAGCAACAGCAGCAGTAACAGCCCCACAATCACCAGACCAAAGCCGCTGAAGCTCGCCGAGGCCACCGGCGTCATAACAGCCCCCAGACCGCCTAACAACGCCGCACCGATGGCATCTCCGGTGACGTTCTGCGCCGTCCACAGGCCGTTGATGCGACCTAACATATTTTCCGGCGTCTGCGTTTGCAGCATCGTGTACTGCAACAGCGAGCTAATCGCGCTCAGCCAGCCGAACAGCGCCAGACAGACAACGCCTAACGCCCAGACGGGCATCAGGGCAAACAGGCCAATCGCCAGAAACGCCCCTACGCTCGAAGCCAGCATGATTAATCCCGGACGCACGCTGTGCGCCAGTTGCCCGCTGGTGAGCGCGCCGACTGCCGCCCCGAGCGGAATAGCGGCGTACAACATGCCAATCTGTGCCGCCGACATCTGCCAGTTAACTGCCAGCGCCGGATAGAGCACGCGCACCGCGCTTGCCATCGTCAACAGACCGCCAAGTAGCGCAATGCCGCCGATCAGCGGGCTGGCAAGCAGGAAGCGAAACGCCGTCAGCAGCGATTTCAGCGGATGTTCACGTTGCTGCGGTGGGGGCGGCAGCGCCGGAAGGCTCAACAGCGGCAGTAAGGTGATAAAAGTGCCCGCCGCTGCCAGACCGTAGTTCCATGCCACACCGCCGGTGGCAAGCAGCAGTCCGCCCAGCATGGGCGAAATCACCGAACCCAGACGCACGGTCAGCATGGTAATCGCCCCAGCCTGCATCAGGTTTTCACGTCCCACCAGCGCGGGCGTCGCCGCCAGCAATGCCGTCACGCCCAGCGAGGCAAAAAAGCCGTCCCACAGGCCCAGCAGATAAATGGCAATAAGAGAAGGTTCTGGCAGCATAGCGTTCAGACACAGACCGATGAAGCCAATGCCGCAGGTGCCGCGCGCCAGCAGGATCACTTTTTTGCGTTCATAGCGATCGGCCAGTACGCCGCCGACCATCAGTCCGACAAACATCGCGCTGCCGGTTAGTGTCACCGAGAGCCCCACCTGCCATGTGGAATGCGTCATCATCTGGATCTGCACGGGTACCGCGACGCCAAGCAGTCCAAGCGAGACAATAGAGATAAAACGGGCCAGGAAGACAGCGCGAAATGCCGGGTGTGTCTTCAGCAAACTGAGGTTAAGCAGCCAGGATTGTCGATTCATTACAACGCCTTAATGCGATCTTTTTTTCATTATCCATTCAATGGCTGCACATGCTAACATAATCAAATAAGATCGATAACGATAATTACTATCATTATCAGGGAAGTTGATATGTCATGTTCTGTTTCCGTGACGCGTGCCATTGCCGTGCCCGGATTGTTGTTATTACTGGTTATCGCCACGGCATTAAGTCTGATCATCGGCGCAAAATCCTTGCCCGTCTCCGTGGTTGTGGAAGCACTCAGCGGTACCTGCCAAAGTGCCGATTGCACCATCGTGCTGGATGCTCGTCTGCCGCGAACGCTGGCGGGACTGCTGGCGGGAGGCGCGCTGGGACTCGCCGGTGCGCTAATGCAAACGCTCACCCGTAATCCGCTGGCCGATCCGGGTCTGCTTGGCGTTAATGCCGGAGCCAGTTTTGCCATTGTGCTGGGCGCCGCGTTGTTCGGCTTTTCCACACCGCAGGAACAATTGATGATGGCCTTTATCGGCGCACTGGTCGCATCGCTGGTTGTCGCATTTACCGGCAGTCAGGGCGGCGGTCAGTTGAGTCCGGTGCGTCTGACACTGGCGGGCGTCGCGCTCGCTGCTGTTCTGGAAGGTCTCACCAGCGGTATCTCCTTGTTAAACCCGGATGTCTACGATCAGCTTCGTTACTGGCAGGCTGGCTCACTGGATATCCGTAACCTGCAAACGCTCAAAGTGGTTATTGTGCCAGTGCTGATTGCCGGTGCCACCGCGCTGATGCTCAGCCGGGCGCTGAACAGCCTGAGTCTGGGAAGCGATACCGCCACGGCACTTGGCAGCAAAGTCGCACGCACGCAGCTCATCGGCCTGTTAGCCATCACTGTCTTATGCGGTAGCGCCACGGCGATTGTCGGACCGATTGCGTTTATCGGCCTGATGATGCCGCATATGTCGCGCTGGCTGGTCGGCGCCGATCATCGCTGGTCGCTCCCCGTGACGCTGATCGCCACCCCTGTTCTGCTGCTTTTTGCCGATATCATTGGCCGCCTGATTGTTCCCGGCGAGCTGCGCGTGTCGGTCGTGAGCGCCTTTATTGGTGCGCCAGTGCTGATCTTTCTGGTTCGTCGTCGTCCACGAGGTGCCGCATGATGTACGTGTCGCGTCGCCTGCTGATCGCATGCCTGTTACTGATGGTCGGCTGCCTGTTCTTCGCGCTCTGGGGCCTGCGTAGCGGCGCGGTGACGCTGGAAATCTCTCAAATTATTGCCGCGTTAACCGGCGATGCGCCGCGCAGTCTGACGATGGTCGTGACCGAATGGCGTTTACCGCGCGTGTTGATGGCGCTACTGATCGGCGCTGCACTCGGCGTCAGCGGGGCGATTTTTCAGTCTCTGATGCGCAACCCGCTCGGCAGCCCGGATGTGATGGGCTTTAACACCGGAGCCTGGAGCGGCGTGCTGGTCGCGATGGTGCTGTTTGGTCAGCATCTGACAGCTATCGCACTGGCGGCAATGGCTGGCGGACTCCTGACGTCGCTGGTGGTGTGGCTGCTGGCCTGGCGCAACGGTATTGAAACCTTCCGCCTGATTATTATCGGTATCGGCGTGCGCGCCATGCTGTTTGCGTTTAACACCTGGCTGTTGTTGAAGGCCTCGCTGGACACTGCGTTGACCGCCGGATTGTGGAATGCCGGATCGCTTAACGGCCTGACCTGGGCAAAAACCTGGCCTTCCGCACCCATCATTATTCTCATGCTGGCAGCTGCCGGGCTGCTGGTGCGGCGCATGCGTCTGCTGGAGATGGGTGATGACAGCGCCTGTGCGCTGGGGGTCAGCGTGGAGCGTTCACGACTCGCCATGATGCTGGTCGCCGTGGTGTTAACCGCAGCG
The DNA window shown above is from Citrobacter farmeri and carries:
- a CDS encoding phosphoadenosine phosphosulfate reductase; the encoded protein is MSVYKISLNQNVLEAAEERITWTLENLPRVCVSFSGGKDSGLMLHLTANLARKLNKKISVLFIDWEAQFSCTINYISALREMYADVIDHFYWVALPLTTQNSLSQFQPEWQCWEPNTQWVRQPPPDAITDPGYFPFYQPGMTFEQFVREFADWFSNKRPAAMMIGIRADESYNRFVAIASLRKQRFADDKPWTTAAPGGHTWYIYPLYDWKTADIWTWFSRTEQPCNPLYNLMYQAGVPARYMRICEPFGPEQRQGLWLYHVIEPERWAAMCARVSGVRSGGIYAGQDNHFYGHRKILKPEHLSWQDYAMLLLLSMPISTAEHYRNKIAVYLQWYKKNGLGEIPQTQTGDIGSKDIPSWRRICKVLLNNDYWCRALSFSPTKPKSYQRYSERMKAKRKEWGILCNND
- a CDS encoding IbrB-like domain-containing protein gives rise to the protein MQQRLTQDLISFLSALSEEEKIKAINEFRMAIHSVSPFRNEPVDCVLWIKNKHISPNDYNPNNVAPPEKKLLLKSIEADGFTQPIVVTQSSPEEYEIVDGFHRHELGKGKASLRSRLKGYLPITCLEGDRHDRMAATIRHNRARGRHQIHAMSEIVRELALLGWEDAKIGNELGMDEDEVLRLKQINGLQELFASRRFSKAWTVK
- a CDS encoding YbdD/YjiX family protein; translated protein: MFDTLSKAGKYLGQAAKLMIGVPDYDNYVEHMRMTHPDQTPMTYEEFFRERQDARYGGKGGARCC
- the cstA gene encoding pyruvate/proton symporter CstA → MNKSGKYLIWTVLSVMGAFALGYIALNRGEQINALWIVVASVCVYLIAYRFYGLYIAKNVLAVDPTRMTPAVRHNDGLDYVPTDKKVLFGHHFAAIAGAGPLVGPVLAAQMGYLPGMIWLLAGVVLAGAVQDFMVLFVSTRRDGRSLGELVKEEMGPTAGVIALVACFMIMVIILAVLAMIVVKALTHSPWGTYTVAFTIPLAIFMGIYLRYLRPGRIGEVSVIGLVFLVFAIISGGWVAESPTWAPYFDFTGVQLTWMLVGYGFVAAVLPVWLLLAPRDYLSTFLKIGTIVGLAVGILIMRPTLTMPALTKFVDGTGPVWTGNLFPFLFITIACGAVSGFHALISSGTTPKMLANEGQACFIGYGGMLMESFVAIMALVSACIIDPGVYFAMNSPMAVLAPAGTTDVVASAAQVVSSWGFAITPDTLHQIANEVGEQSIISRAGGAPTLAVGMAYILHGALGGMMDVAFWYHFAILFEALFILTAVDAGTRAARFMLQDLLGVVSPGLKRTDSLPANLLATALCVLAWGYFLHQGVVDPLGGINTLWPLFGIANQMLAGMALMLCAVVLFKMKRQRYAWVALVPTAWLLICTLTAGWQKSFSPDTKVGFLAIANKFQSMIDSGNIPPQYTESQLAQLVFNNRLDAGLTIFFMVVVVVLALFSIKTALAALKEDKPTAKETPYEPMPENVEEIVAQAKGAH
- the entH gene encoding proofreading thioesterase EntH — its product is MIWKRHLTLDELNATSQNTMVAHLGIVYTRLGDDVLEAEMPVDTRTHQPFGLLHGGASAALAETLGSMAGYLMTRDGQCVVGTELNATHHRAVSQGKVRGVCQPLHLGRQSQSWEIAVFDEQGRRCCTCRLGTAVLG
- the entA gene encoding 2,3-dihydro-2,3-dihydroxybenzoate dehydrogenase EntA, with product MIGFDFRGKTAWVTGAGKGIGYATALAFVEAGAQVTGFDREFALQDYPFTTEVMDVADAGQVAEVCQRVLAHSERLDVLVNAAGILRMGATDALSPRDWQQTFAVNVGGAFNLFQQTMAQFRRQQGGAIVTVASDAAHTPRIGMSAYGASKAALKSLALTVGLELADSGVRCNLVSPGSTDTDMQRTLWVSDDAEQQRIRGFAEQFKLGIPLGKIARPQEIANTILFLASDLASHITLQDIVVDGGSTLGA
- a CDS encoding isochorismatase, which translates into the protein MAIPKLQAYALPTALDIPVNKVNWAFDPERAALLIHDMQDYFVSFWGENCPMMEQVIANIAALRSYCKAHNIPVYYTAQPKDQSDEDRALLNDMWGPGLTRSPEQQKVVAALAPDEADNVLVKWRYSAFHRSPLELMLKETGRNQLIITGVYAHIGCMTTATDAFMRDIKPFMVADALADFSREEHLMSLKYVAGRSGRVVMTQELLPAPVPSSKDELRALILPLLDESDEPMDDENLIDYGLDSVRMMALAARWRKVHSDIDFVMLAKNPTIDAWWALLSREVR